The Candidatus Hydrogenedentota bacterium genomic sequence GCCGCCTCTTGCGCGGCCGCGACCGCTTCCGCCGTTTCTTCGGCCGTTGACAACGGCACGCAAGCAATGGGCTTGCCTGCCGCGGGATTGAATACGGTTTCCACTTGCAACGATTTCGATGCGCGCCATGCGCCGCCAACGTAATTCGACAAACGCTCCTTCATCACAGTCCTTTCGGGGGAGGGCACGCGTTCTCGTGCGACCGGGCGACTACGCACGATTCGGACGGTGGGGACGCCGTCCCTCCCGTGTTCACTTTCACTACAGGAAGTAGCGCTCTTTAGCGCGCATAACTTCCCACTGCTTGCGCGCATCGCGCACGCTGTCCATTTCGCTCACTTCCGCGACATGCACGTCCCACCAACTATCATAGCCCGGAACGCCCACGTAACGGTCCACCTGCATCGCAATCACGGTTGTGCGGCCGGTTGTTTCGGCCTTCCTCAGCGCTTCGACGAGTTCTTCGTGCGTCTTCACTTCAAAGACGATTGCGCCAAGGCTTCGCGCGTTCGCCGCCAGATCGACCGGCAGCGGCGTCACATCGCCCCCCGCCTCGTCGTCCGGTAGCACGCCGTTTTTCGGGTAGGCGTACCGGGTGCCGAAGCCTTTCTGGCCGAGGCTGCGGCTAAGTCCGCCAATGCTGTTGTAGCCGATGCTGTCGAGCAGGACGATAATCAGTTTTTGGCTTTCCTGGATTGACGTGATGATTTCGTTCGACAGCATTAAGTAACTTCCGTCGCCCACCATCACGTACACGTTTCGATCCGGGTCGGCGAGTTTCGCGCCCAAGCCGCCCGCGATTTCGTAGCCCATGCAGCTATACCCGTATTCCATGTGGAAATGCCGCGCATGATGCGAGCGCCACAGTTTGTGCAAGTCGCCCGGCAGACTTCCCGCCGCGCACACCATGATGCCGTCTTTCGTTCCGTGCGTGTTGACCGCGCCGATCACCTCCCCCTGGCTCATCAACGGCCTGTTGCGTATCCCGTAAATCCGATCGACTTCTGTTTCCCATTCGTCGTGCAGGGCGGTTGCATACGCGCGGTAGTCCGCGGCCACTTCGTATCCTTCGAGCCGGCTCAGCAACTCGCCGATCGTTTCGCGCGCGTCGCCCAGCAGCGGAACGGCGCTATGCTTGAACGCATCAAATTCCGCAACATTGATATTGATAAACCGCACCTCCGGATTCTGGAAGGCCGTCTTGCTGCACGTGGTGAAATCGCTGTAGCGCGTGCCGATCCCAATGACGAGATCCGCGTCGCGCGCGATACGATTTGCCGCCAGCGTGCCCGTGACGCCGACAGCGCCCAAATTGAGCGGATAATCGTAACGCAGGCTGTTTTTGCCGGCCATCGTCTCGCCCACGGGAATGCCTGTTTGCCCCACAAAATGGCACAGGACTTCCGTCGCCTCGCTGTACAATACACCGCCGCCCGCCACGATCATCGGGCGCTTGCTCGCGCGTATCCATTGCGCGGCCCGTTCGACGGCCTCGCGATCCGGCCGGTTGCGTGGCACATGCCATACACGTTTCTCGAAGAGCTCCTCCGGATAATCGTATGCCTCCGCCTGAACGTCCTGCGGCAGCGCGAGCACGACCGCGCCCGTGTCCGCCGGACTCGTTAGGACGCGCATGGCTTCCGGCAGCGCGCAAATGAGTTGATCCGGGCGGTTGATGCGGTCCCAGTATCGGCTGACCGGCTTGAAGCAGTCGTTGACCGAAAGGTCCTGGCCGTGTTCCGATTCGAGTTGCTGCAACACCGGCGCCACGTTGCGCCGCGCGAAGATGTCTCCCGGCAACAACAGCACCGGCAACCGGTTGATGGTGGCCGTTGCCGCGCCCGTCACCATATTTGTCGCGCCGGGACCGATGGAAGACGTACAGACGAACGCCCCAAGCCGGTTCTTCACTTTCGCGTACGCGATGGCCGTGTGAACCATGGCTTGTTCGTTGCGTGTCTGGCGGTATCGGAAATCCGGATTTTGTTGAAGCGCCTGCCCGATCCCGCCAATGATCCCGTGTCCGAAGATGCCGAAACATCCCGCGAAGAACCGCTGCTCGACGCCGTCGCGCTCGATGTACTGGTTCTTCAGGAACTTGATGAGCGCCTGTGCCATCGTCAACCGCTGAGTGGCCATGAATCCTTGCCTCCTTACCGTGTCACTTGTCGGGATTCGGCAACATGATGTTGCGCACGATGCCGACCAGTTGCTCGTAGGCCTCGATGAATCCGCGCAGGGTGCGAACGGTCGCCCCGTACGTGTCGAATTCCTCCGGCGTCATGCCGTCTTCCTCGTAGGCGCGGCGGAAATCAACGAACTTGTTCGTCAGTTCGTCCATGTACGCCTTCGGTACGGGATTGTGGATGCGGTCCACACACGGCACATCGGAACCGTTGTAGCGCTCCTGCCATTTGAACGGGATGCTGACAACCACGTCGCCGCCGATGAACTCCGACCAGTGCATGTGGTTTCGATACGCCGCCGACAACAGACGCAGCCGGTAGCCGCGCTCTTGATATATTTCATAGGCCCGCTTCATCGCAGCCACGCCGGCCCATTCCAAGCAAGCCGGGTCTACGATGATGTCCTCCTTCTCGGCGACAATCTTGAGCCAGTCGTCGAGCCTGCCGCACATGACGGTGCACACCGGACTCATCGTCGAGATGTCCTTGCCCTCGGCTTCACGCCGTCGCAGCCCACGTTCGACCGCCTCGGCCACGGCGATGCACTGCGGCACCGTGAAACTGACGGTCGCGTTGATGCTGATGCCTTCGTAGGTTGCTTCCTCGATGGCCGGGATGCCTGCCTTCGTCACGGGAAGTTTGACCTGCATGTTCGGCGCAAGGGCCGCGAACTCCTTCGCCTGCGCGATCAGGCGCTTTGTGTCGCGGTAATATTTCGCCATCGTCTGAATCGAGATGCGGCCCTTTCTGCCTTTCTCGCGATCGTATACCGGACGGAGAATTTCAGACCCCTTGACCGCCATTTCCTTGTTCAATTGTATGGCGACTTCGTCGTCCGTGAACGCGGGATTCTCTTCGGCGATTTGGCGGATGCGATCTTTCCAGAGGTGCATTTCCTTGTTCAGGACGTAGACGACGATGCTCGGGTTCGTCGTGGCGCCGACCGCCCCGTGCGCCACCGAAAACGTCAATTCCTCGATCGAGCACGAGTCGTTCCACAAGTCCGTGATCGTCGTGCACGCCATTTCGTGCAGCGGCCCGATATACTTCCTTTCGGTCATTTCCTTACTCCTCCAAGTCAACGTATAGGGTAGGCGGAGCGAAGCAGAACCTACCACAAGTCAGCCTCCGATAATGCCTTCCGCCCATGCAATGATCGCCTCGGCCGCACGCAATGCATTCGCGTGATCCTCTGCGGTTACCAATCCGCTCGTTCCCGGTTAGCGCAACTGAGTTGCATAGATTGTCGGACGCACGGCGTCGCGAACGTCGGGCGGCACATTCGCTCCCTTGCTCTCCAATCCGTGAAGCAGGAAAGCAAGTTCGTGCACGTAGGCAAAGGGCCGGTCGTTGAGCGGATATATTGCTCTTATACCAAGTTCGGCGGCCTGGTGGGCCATGAAACAGAGATCTTCCCATTATTCACCCTCAGGAAGCGGTTGCCGCGCCACGAGCAATTTGCCCTTGGCGCGATCCACCCATTTCTTTGCGGCGCCCGGCGCCCGTTCACGCGGCACGGTACATAACCTTTTCTTCATGGATTGCTGTATGAACTACCATCGAGGGGTTGTCGCGAAGTGCAGCGACATCGCTCTCCAGTACGACGATAATATCTTTAGGGCATCCCAAATCCCAAAGACGCTGATTCAACCTGTACACCGTCTCAAGGCGATCCGTCCCATCCGGCATCACCACCAATAGATCCAAGTCGCTCTCGTCGTGGATATCGCCGCGCACGGCAGAACCGAACACGACGACCAACCGCGGATGCGCCTCTTCGACGATTCGCGCCACGGCTTCATCCATTACTTCAATTGGGCTTTTCATCTCTTGTTTCCCTGGCGCTATTGTGTCGGCGAATGGTCGCCTGAGTCAAGATGCCCTGCGATAACATGGCGTGGAAAATTATGTTCATCCTGTTTTCATTGCGTATTCGCCTTATCAGACATACGGGATGCTCCATCGTGCTTGGATGTGATCAAATGACATCATTTCTATCCAAATTGAGGCATGCAGAAAGCCGTTTTGGAGTAAATAGACAACGTTTTTTCCGGGAAAGCGTTCTTGGGACACCTTTT encodes the following:
- a CDS encoding nucleotidyltransferase domain-containing protein, with amino-acid sequence MKSPIEVMDEAVARIVEEAHPRLVVVFGSAVRGDIHDESDLDLLVVMPDGTDRLETVYRLNQRLWDLGCPKDIIVVLESDVAALRDNPSMVVHTAIHEEKVMYRAA
- a CDS encoding transaldolase family protein; its protein translation is MTERKYIGPLHEMACTTITDLWNDSCSIEELTFSVAHGAVGATTNPSIVVYVLNKEMHLWKDRIRQIAEENPAFTDDEVAIQLNKEMAVKGSEILRPVYDREKGRKGRISIQTMAKYYRDTKRLIAQAKEFAALAPNMQVKLPVTKAGIPAIEEATYEGISINATVSFTVPQCIAVAEAVERGLRRREAEGKDISTMSPVCTVMCGRLDDWLKIVAEKEDIIVDPACLEWAGVAAMKRAYEIYQERGYRLRLLSAAYRNHMHWSEFIGGDVVVSIPFKWQERYNGSDVPCVDRIHNPVPKAYMDELTNKFVDFRRAYEEDGMTPEEFDTYGATVRTLRGFIEAYEQLVGIVRNIMLPNPDK
- the iolD gene encoding 3D-(3,5/4)-trihydroxycyclohexane-1,2-dione acylhydrolase (decyclizing); the encoded protein is MATQRLTMAQALIKFLKNQYIERDGVEQRFFAGCFGIFGHGIIGGIGQALQQNPDFRYRQTRNEQAMVHTAIAYAKVKNRLGAFVCTSSIGPGATNMVTGAATATINRLPVLLLPGDIFARRNVAPVLQQLESEHGQDLSVNDCFKPVSRYWDRINRPDQLICALPEAMRVLTSPADTGAVVLALPQDVQAEAYDYPEELFEKRVWHVPRNRPDREAVERAAQWIRASKRPMIVAGGGVLYSEATEVLCHFVGQTGIPVGETMAGKNSLRYDYPLNLGAVGVTGTLAANRIARDADLVIGIGTRYSDFTTCSKTAFQNPEVRFININVAEFDAFKHSAVPLLGDARETIGELLSRLEGYEVAADYRAYATALHDEWETEVDRIYGIRNRPLMSQGEVIGAVNTHGTKDGIMVCAAGSLPGDLHKLWRSHHARHFHMEYGYSCMGYEIAGGLGAKLADPDRNVYVMVGDGSYLMLSNEIITSIQESQKLIIVLLDSIGYNSIGGLSRSLGQKGFGTRYAYPKNGVLPDDEAGGDVTPLPVDLAANARSLGAIVFEVKTHEELVEALRKAETTGRTTVIAMQVDRYVGVPGYDSWWDVHVAEVSEMDSVRDARKQWEVMRAKERYFL